From Desulfobacterales bacterium:
CAATAGCGAACTGTTAAGAATTGTTCAAAATGCCCCAAAAAGCATAGAAGAACTGAAAATTATAAAAGGATTTGGAAAAGCTAAAATTGAGAAATATGGAGATGATATTATTGGCATAGTCAACGCTTTTTACGAAAAATCATGAAAGAAAAATACCCAATTTTTATTAAATGGCTGAATGCAATGGACTGGATACTAAATAATGTAGAACTATTTCCAAAGTCTGCAAGATTTACGGTATCATCCAGAATAGCAAACTTAACTCTTGATGTAGCTGAAAATATAATTGAAGCTATATATACGAAAGAGCGGGCGCACATATTGGATAAAATAAACATGCAATTAGAAAAGCTAAGAATGCTATATCGAATATGTTACAAAAGAAAATATATATCATCAACTCAACACGAGTATATAAGCGGAGTATTTAATGAAACAGGAAAAATGGTAGGAGGATGGAGGAAAAAATGAAAAGAATAGGCTTTTTATTTGATAGTTTAGTTTCCTTTAAAAATCTTCACAATGCTTTTAAAAAAGCCTATCAAGGTTCAAGAAAAACTGATGAATCAAATAGATTTAATTTTTTTCTTGAAAACGAACTCCTAAAATTAAAAGATGAGCTTGTAAAGGGAAATTATCGACCTTCAAAGTATAAATATTTTAAAATTTTAGACCCAAAAGAAAGAATTATAAGTGTAGCACCTTTTAGAGACAGGGTTGTTCATCATGCTTTAGTCAATGTATTAGAACCTGTGTTTGATAAAACATTCATTTATGATTCCTATGCTACAAGAACAACTAAGGGGACCCATAAAGCTATAAAAAGAGCTCAATGCTTCCTTAAAAAAAATTACTATTATTTAAAGACGGACATATCTAAATATTTTAATAACATTCAACATGAAATTTTACTTGATTTAATATCAAAAAAAATAAAAGATAAAAAAGTTTTGAACCTTGCAGAATTAATTATAAAAAATAATGATGTAAGTGCTGGAACATCTATTGGAAAAGGTCTTCCTGTAGGGAATTTAACGAGCCAGTTTTTTGCTAATGTTTATCTTGACCCTTTTGACAAATTCATAAAAGAGTTTTGTAAAATGAAGTATTACATCCGATATATGGACGATATGGTGATTTTTTTAAACTCAAAGGAAGAGCTTATAGAACTGTTAGAAAGTATAAAAACANNNNNNNTCTTGACCCTTTTGACAAATTCATAAAAGAGTTTTGTAAAATGAAGTATTACATCCGATATATGGACGATATGGTGATTTTTTTAAACTCAAAGGAAGAGCTTATAGAACTGTTAGAAAGTATAAAAAAATGGCTTGATGAAAATTTAATACTTACTTTAAAGCCGCCAGCAACTATGATAAATACCAGAATACATGGACTGCCATTTTTGGGTTTTAGAGTGTT
This genomic window contains:
- the avd gene encoding diversity-generating retroelement protein Avd → MKEKYPIFIKWLNAMDWILNNVELFPKSARFTVSSRIANLTLDVAENIIEAIYTKERAHILDKINMQLEKLRMLYRICYKRKYISSTQHEYISGVFNETGKMVGGWRKK
- a CDS encoding group II intron reverse transcriptase domain-containing protein; translation: MKRIGFLFDSLVSFKNLHNAFKKAYQGSRKTDESNRFNFFLENELLKLKDELVKGNYRPSKYKYFKILDPKERIISVAPFRDRVVHHALVNVLEPVFDKTFIYDSYATRTTKGTHKAIKRAQCFLKKNYYYLKTDISKYFNNIQHEILLDLISKKIKDKKVLNLAELIIKNNDVSAGTSIGKGLPVGNLTSQFFANVYLDPFDKFIKEFCKMKYYIRYMDDMVIFLNSKEELIELLESIKTXXXLTLLTNS